Within the Panulirus ornatus isolate Po-2019 chromosome 35, ASM3632096v1, whole genome shotgun sequence genome, the region tcgcaaccccatcacacatgaaatagcacccacatcccccagcgcgcgcgcgaggtagtgctaggaaaagacaacaaaggccacattcgttcatacacagggaagagacgtagctaagacgccattggtaagcaagtgttaccggatggtctcttccttgtatatcaactgactgttctaggtcttctatcttattcttgtatctcccctgacgatgtgattattacacgaaagtgcacttgggaacttatcgtgtgtgtgtgtgtttcccctggTGTGCGAACAGACGAAGACCCAAGCATCAAACATATTCTGCTATACGTGTAATAGGTAGTCGTAGTTTAAACTTTTGACGCAGCTGTTTCCCTAATAAACATTTCCTCGGAGTTTATACATTATGATTTACTAATATAAAGTATCTTATATAAATGTATCGAAGAAATAGCATcaatatattcttatattctcAGTTTAAAAGCTTATTTCTTGACTAAAAATATGAAAGAATGTTTTTTGTTGGTAAAATCATGGTAGATGTGTTAATTGGAAAAGAGCCATTGATTAAACTAACTGTCCAGCGTACTCACAGGGTAAGATGTCAACAAAGCGATTCTTTTCTTGTTGATGTGTCTGGTGGCGGCGTCAGTAGAGTACCTGGGACTTTGGCTCTTGACCTCGGCGAACTCCTCCTCCAGACCTCGTTGAGTATCACTCTCAAGGTTCTTTCAAAGCAAAACAGAATCAGTAACAACACTATATTATACTGTTCTTGATACCTGATCGACGTTAAATTATCTAAGAATTGTCTCAAACTTTTAAGTTGTCGTTGTTGCCGATTATGTTACATCCCTgattctctcctccctctctctctctctctctctctctctctctctctctctctctctctctctctctctctctctctctctctctctctctctctctctctctctctctctctctctctctctctctctctctctctctctctctctctctctctctctctcttgtttgcaTATAATGCACTCCAATAAGTGTAATGACATGCGTAAGAGTGATTGATGATGACCATATCTCTGGACATTTACATGTATCTGAAGCTACTTTCTTCCTTTTCCATTGTTTAGGTAATTACAGCAATTAACCTGTAGTACTCACACGGATGTACGACCACAAGTCGCACTTTTTAATTTCTCCGTCACTTGTGGCTCCGACCCGCGAGGATGACATCTCCACCGATGAAGGTCTGCAAGTACATCACACTCCACTACTCTTAAGTTCTAACACTAAATTCTAATCATTTCATGTATCATTCAAGTAGTGTGTCGTTTTGGGGTTGATTGTAAACGAGATTATGTGTTTAATGCAAAATATGTACTACCTCGGCACTGTCTTCTTGCGGATTGCGTTCAGCAAAGTAGCCCTGTACACAATGACGGCAACACCCACGACTACGACAACAAAACCAAGCACCACACCCATCACGATACCCACCACTGCGGTAGTTTCAGTCTCCACCTCCCGCCATGTCAGTTGCCCCCAGCCGGCTCCGTTCCTAGCCTGTAAGGTAGATAGATAGCAGTTATAGGTAAAGTTACCACCTGCCTTCTTGTGGAAGATAATAGTGATAAGGGCGCCTACCAGAGTCTCTCTCATACTTGCTACAATCCTGACTAACTACATAGTACGTGGCGTCTGTATTGATACTCTGAGAGAAACGCATCGGATGTAGATTGGATGCGGTCGGGTGCGAACATGTTTCATTGTGAGGATATAATTTTCCATCTACTTTCCTGCATCATCACTATTTTAAAACCTTTATTCTGTAAAAAGCGACTTTCAATATTGTCTACCGGTTAGACATTCAGCAACTTGATCTTAGTGGCGGGGTTACTATACAGTGTCTTGCTAGGAAAGCTTTACCCTCTGGAGATACATAGGATGTGTTCCCTTTTGTCAAGCAGGTGTCatctgatgcacacacacacacacacacacacacacacacacacacacacacacacacactttaaataCCACGCGAAATTATCATTCTTTTAAAGAGAAGTTCCCCTAAAATAAGAAACACTACAGAGGATGACTTTGATAACAGGTACTTTCATCGTGGATGTTGTGTATCAAAGGTGCAAACTTTAGGCAGTGGATCAGTGATATCAGGTGTTTCCCCACAAGCCTTGCTATGTGGGTAAGCCCATTCCATTAAGACTGGCTGTTTGAAATCATTAAAGCTTTTTcataaaacatatatttccatCCTAGAAATACTCTTTCTTAACATGTCCTATAATTTAGGTCTAATCATTGATATCTCCACTACGTTCATTTTAACCAATGAACAGTAACCTAGAATACAGTGAGTCCCAGACTTGGTCCCTAGTCGCACACCACTGGATCTCTCACTTTAGGTGTTGATACCGACGACAGTAATAATGATTTACAGATAAAAATTTCAGATTTTCACTGAAACCCAGGAAGAGGGTGACCACTGACTAGGCAAGTAAATTTCCGCCATTGTGAGAGTCAATACAACCAAAGGTTTTCTGAATACTGATAACAACTTTGTGTCAAGAATGTGAACAATCAAACGTTTTCCAAATCTTGACCATAAATGTAGAGAAATGATTTCTACTTTTTTCCATAATTGTACCATATACTGGTCAAAAACGGAGTATATGATGTTACTGTACTGATTCATTTACTGCCTGTttaaatttcattatcatttaccttTTTGACAACTTTGTGCTGCATCTcagaaatacatttctttttcttaatttcatttctTGCGAATAAACAGAATCTTACAAGCCAAACGTTCCCAGCGTACCTTTAAGGTGACATTATAGTGTGTGGCTGGGTAGAGTCCTGTGAGAACgtaagtggtggtgttggtggtgatgttgtgtgctACTAATCCCAGACTCAACTGATATTCTGTCACTTGACCATTGGGCTTGCTAGGAGGATCCCATGAGAGACTGATGGCATTGGTGCTTATGTCAACCACCTCCAGTGACTCCGGAGCGCTGGGTTCTGAGGGACAAGCCAAAATCAAGCTGTTAATTCAACGCAAACGAGCGTGAGCGGAAACCACACAAAACGTATGCAAAGGAGCTAAAAGATAAACAATAAGTAGTCACGATGTCCTCAGATGAACCACCACACTTCAtagggaaaagagagaaaggatgaTGGAACGTTAGGGATGGGAGGCACCATTTACATGTTGTCTACCTCGAAATGATTTTCCTATTCTCCTCCCACCACGTATGAACACTGGGTCAGGGAGCAATCATTATATACATACTCATCTGTGATGCCACttgatacatatacaaacataatcAATCCCTACTGATGCCTTGAattttaatgaaatgatatttgtatgaatatatatatatatatatatatatatatatatatatatatatatatatatatatatatatatatatatatatatatatatatagatagatagatagatagatagatagatagacagatagatagatagacagatagatagatagatagatagatagataagagtgtgtgtgtgtgtgtcaacagcaATAACTCAGTACTCACTTGCCTCTAAGGTGGTGGCGATGCAGCAGCTGTTGTCACCAACAAGGTCACCGGTAATGACCCCGGCCACACACACCGTGTAGGTCGTCCAGGGGGTCAAATCATTAAGGTCCACATAAGATGACTGCGATGGCGGCCTCTCGTAGATGTCATTGTAAGTGTTATTTGACCAGAGAACGACACCTCTGTACACCACCAAGTACTTCGTCAAGTTACACTTAGTATCGGGGTAGACCCATGTCACTGTCAGGGAGCTGGACGATTCAGGTGTCTTGCAGTTGagttgtgctggtgctggtggcgctGTGAATGGAACGCACTTATTTTTCTCTCAACACGTCTGTCATTTTACTGGTAGCATACATCCCCATGACTACAATAAGAACCTGTCTATCGACAGATTTCATGATTTTCGTTAATCTGGTTTGCTTCATGGGAGAAGGTGGCCAATATAGATTGTCTAAGGTACAGATGACTTTAGGTAATTGATTATGAACTTACTGGCAACCTTAGTGTCAAAACTTGGCGCATGATTCAGAGCTTTACTGACCCTCCATATCTGTAGTGTGACGCAGCCCCCGAGCCTCTCCGTCTCCCTTGATGGTGGAGGCCGTGACAATAACATCATAGGTGGTACAGGCAGCCAGGCCGGAGATAATGTAtctggttgtggtgttgtcaGTGCTGTGGCTGTCGGCAGCACCACCAGCCGCGAACCACCTGACGGTGTAGCCAGTTACCAGACCATTTGGCTGAAGCGGCGAACCCCACCTCACTAGCAATGACGAGGCTGACGTAGACTCCACCCAGGCATCAGACGGAGGGCCAGGCTCTGTGGGAATAACTGCTTTTGCTAaccaagaagaagaaagatttcTAAAGTGATAATTAGTGAGATGAGAGCCCACATTCTGGCAGCCAGGGACAGAGATTCAGTAATTAAGGTTATAAAGTGTAGCGATTTCAGGTTTTTGATATCGTtctcataatatacttaccattaAACAGCGACGAATTTGGATTAATGCGCCACTAAAAAAGTGCTTGTAACATTTGCTGTCGTATGAGGTGTCCTATGAGAGATTTAAAGAATTACCGTGTGTTTTCACATGCAAAATAGTGCATGCTAACCCATTACATCATCAACGCACTCAGGAGAGAAGTCTGCGACATGATCGATCGTGCAGCGTGTACTTCTGAAACATGATCAACCATACTGTGCCAATCACATGTGACCCACAAATAGGCTGCTCTCAAAccatctcgacacaacttcctcaaaaaactcagacttgggcaggatgtttcagtgaggaagacgaaatctagttaagtttgatgcctcccaCACACAGTTTCCACCCATtactctatcgaaaactcctgacaactttcctctccccattgacagttctgtaattccacctcttaacttagtgaacatacttggtattacagcagcatccactctttcttggaaaccccacattatggaaatagcaaaGCCTGCCTCTAAGAAAATGTAAGCCTTGTTTGgatgaaatttcttttcctctgaacagtgGCTCCGCatttacaaaggattgatccgtccttatgtggagtactgctctcgcatTTGGAGTGGGTCTaactctgcatctttacttgacagagtcgagttgaaagcggtccgacttatagacTGTTCCAGGCTAATTTCCAACTTGACGCACTTGCCCTACATcccaatgttggttcactttccttcttcatagATATTAGTTTGTCTTTTGCTTCCGAGAGCCAGCTTCTTGTGTGCCCTGAccaagctagaccacgcagtattCGGCAAACTgacacatcacatgattactgtttagccgctggcaactcaagagAGGGTCgtcttgataactgtttctttccctacacttcgaaactttggaactctctaccttctcatgtccttcccaataactacgacccgACACATTCTAAGACACGTtcctcacttccttcaaaattcacaagtacttttccttgtctcctctttttccctttcatgatcctctctatatttcagttaaggccagaCCTTGAAGTGGACTTTCATCCGTGACTGTATCTTCAAATATAAGAATGAAGTTTTCAAAAGAACAAGTCAGATAGGCTTATAAATGTAAATCTCGAATGAAATTATCATCAGTCATGTTGATGACATTACTCCTTAGTATCATGTCctgccattatcaccatcatcctaCGCTATAGGCACCACATCCATCATGTATCACAAGTATCTTTTCCATAATATATCACCAACATCACCGCTATACAATACTAACATCACTACCGTTATTGAcacttacatcaccaccatcatgtaaaACCAGCATTACCACTATTattcattaccaacaccaccattatcatgcATTATCAGCATCACTACCATCATGCATCAGCAGCCCCATTCTGTATTACCATTACCACACTGTCATGAAcaaatcatcattaccatcatgcaCTGTCTGAACCACCATTCTCAAAAACTACCAAAATAGTCATCAGTATATGGTGCCAGCTTCTCCCGCATCTTGTACTGTTGACACTGTCATGCAAAACAGGTATCACCACTGTTCTCCCTTCTGACGTCTTCATCTTATACACTACCATCATTGTCTTCATTatgcattaccatcatcatcatacgttaCTTGCTTCCCTACTGTTATGCATCAAAAGATCGCTGCTATCATACTCTGCGAAAACCATCACCATTATTCACAGCCAACAGTACCAACATCATGCACTACCAGTATCAGTATTTCATACATAGTCATGATCAGGCACACCTACAGGTAGGCTATATAGCCCCTTACTGTCCTGATCGGTGATGCCGTCATCACAGTGCCCAGCGGGTCCGTAGCCTCCCGCCGTCTCCGCCGCCACACACACGGTGTACCTCGTCCACGGGGACAGACCGATGACGGTGTAGGTGGTTgtcacaccaacctcctcctgaCCCAAAGGCTCCCCCCAGTCATCAGAAAGCGTCCAGTTGACCCTGTTGTTAGTGACGGGACACTGGGGCCCAGGAGCAGGTGGCGGGCTCCATGAAACCTTCAGTGAACCCGATTCGTTCTCAACCGTTTCACTCTTCACGTCCGTTGGAGGCCCCGGCTCTGTTGATTATTTTTAGTGAATCTACTGAGAATCTTGCTGATCAGCAAGGTACCTGATCTATTTCAGTCTGAATGGAAACTAATGAATAATTCTGACGAAAGGTAACATATTATATGTTTTCCAAGTACCAAAATAATTTTTATCCATAGATTTGGAATTTCTGACACAAGAGTAAAAGGCGCAGTTTGATCAATTTCTATTTTCATGTACTAAGGGTCTATGACCCCTAGCACGCTCAGTTCACACGCTGTACAGAGAGCCAACAACAGCAGAACCAAAAGCAACTACACCAACTACAGCAGCAGaactaacaacaccaccaccaacaacagatgTACCACAATAAACATTAATAGCACCACCAGcgacaacaacagcaccaccactactactaccaacaacaacaacaacactatcaACAACAATAGCATCACTAGCAGCGACAacagcaccgccaccaccaaatACAACAGCACCACTACCAACCACAACAGTACTACCACAACCGACAACAGCTCCATCatcaataacaacagcaacaccactaacaacaactaaagcactaccaccaacaacaacagcaacatcatcatcaacaacaataacaacacaccaCCAATCACAATAGCAACAAAAACAAGaacaccaaccacaacaacaacagcactatcaataacaacaacaacagcaccaccaataacaacaacaacgccTCCAAGAACAttaacactaccaacaacaccCAGCATATTCCCGTACCAACGAACACATCACCAGAGAGACACTATAAAGTTTGAGCCACTTCCACATGAGTACTCGTTAAGTCAGCTGATCTCCACGCTCAATGATCCTCAATAAAAAATCATATCTACGCTGTTTATCACATTCATGGTTCCGCTTGATATGTCtagtatttttgtttcaaaatatcgaCATATGTCACTCTAACCAAGAAACTGTTTTATCTTCTTGAAAGGATTTAAAGTCACTATTTTAtagtatatgataatgataatcttactgtCATCCTTATCAGCAACAATGTAAAGTTGACCAGTTATACACCGGAAACATCTTGCACCAGCATCTTACCCATGTAGTAACGCAATCACGAAACTGTCTCATTTTCAAACTGTATGTATTGTTCAGATTCAATTAATGATATGAGATCTTGCGAAATTGTTCTTTATTTTCTCATACATAATAATCTATCATAAGTCTGATGATCAAGTAAACTATATTCTTGAATGACACATATACGTCAGCCTTACCTTCATCCTCAGTTATGGAAGCATTGACGGTTGGCTGAGTGAAGAACTCGTTCCCCTCTAGCGGCTGGACGGTGATGGTGTACTCAGTACAGGAGGAAAGGCCGGAGATGTTGCAGCTGAGTATGGTGTTACCAGTAATGATGGGGGATGACTCCTCACTGTCCTTGGGCGTCCAGGTGACCTGATACCCCGTCATCCTGGCACAATCGCTCTTTACTGACCATAAGGCCTGGATGCTGCGGCTGCCAGGAAGCAGGTCGAGGTTGGTAACTATGGATCCTGCGTCTAGGGAAAACATTCTATTAACCGACATGGTGAGGTCCAGCAAGTCCGGAAGACATTTACTTGTTTCGTCCTATATCGGAGAATTTTGCTTGTTCTAACAAATGAGATATTTAATGAAACTTGTAATATATGAAGCCTATCAAAACACACTGATATTCATGACTAGTATCAGTCACTCacagtgaaaacacacacacacacacaagaaaaaatcaTCGATCATTGAAATATGATGTGCTCAGTAC harbors:
- the LOC139760050 gene encoding LOW QUALITY PROTEIN: receptor-type tyrosine-protein phosphatase H-like (The sequence of the model RefSeq protein was modified relative to this genomic sequence to represent the inferred CDS: inserted 1 base in 1 codon), producing the protein MECCCPIMYYTCVLLLATCGVTLSPDLHLQNATWSAGWDDPLRVDRVASDRVEVSWRRSGSWSDITNFTVSIIGVELQDYKCADNVTCNTAICNFSSRENCTLQPCTLYNLNVTGGDNVSEHSFTTAPAPPSSVNSSVSYRRLRVKWLGYLGYCHTGTVITVTTPHTKYKKNLTSAVDNGFCDQDLVACDTGRLVASVQVVGGDGQADEVSSAQDFCGEDAGSIVTNLDLLPGSRSIQALWSVKSDCARMTGYQVTWTPKDSEESSPIITGNTILSCNISGLSSCTEYTITVQPLEGNEFFTQPTVNASITEDEEPGPPTDVKSETVENESGSLKVSWSPPPAPGPQCPVTNNRVNWTLSDDWGEPLGQEEVGVTTTYTVIGLSPWTRYTVCVAAETAGGYGPAGHCDDGITDQDKPGPPSDAWVESTSASSLLVRWGSPLQPNGLVTGYTVRWFAAGGAADSHSTDNTTTRYIISGLAACTTYDVIVTASTIKGDGEARGLRHTTDMEAPPAPAQLNCKTPESSSSLTVTWVYPDTKCNLTKYLVVYRGVVLWSNNTYNDIYERPPSQSSYVDLNDLTPWTTYTVCVAGVITGDLVGDNSCCIATTLEAKPSAPESLEVVDISTNAISLSWDPPSKPNGQVTEYQLSLGLVAHNITTNTTTYVLTGLYPATHYNVTLKARNGAGWGQLTWREVETETTAVVGIVMGVVLGFVVVVVGVAVIVYRATLLNAIRKKTVPRPSSVEMSSSRVGATSDGEIKKCDLWSYIRNLESDTQRGLEEEFAEVKSQSPRYSTDAATRHINKXKNRFVDILPYDHSRVELSMVPGQCDSDYINASYIKDIHGRLFFVAAQGPKPETVGDFWRMVWELRVETIVMLTNLTERGREKCAQYWPSVEESRAAHDGYLLHMHAEEKDVHFTARVIEVTKGYQKRLVKQYHFTSWPDFGAPSHEDHLLDFITTIRSAKSTIGNHLLIHCSSGVGRTGSFIGLWNLMDMVDANTHAPTINIKRVVLEMRETRPSMVQSQEQYLYLYKCIAAYLQSSVMEAQEVNHVYDNPGYEEPIYMNT